The following are encoded together in the Mesoplodon densirostris isolate mMesDen1 chromosome 2, mMesDen1 primary haplotype, whole genome shotgun sequence genome:
- the MXRA8 gene encoding matrix remodeling-associated protein 8 isoform X3, with the protein MELRARVLLWKLVLLQSSSVLLSSGPAGRATPGSSVVSESAVSWAAGARAVLRCQSPRMVWTQDRLHDRQRVVHWDLSGGPAGGPARRLVDMYSAGEQRVYEPRDSGRLLLTPSAFQDGNFSLLIRAVEDTDEGLYTCNLHHHYCHLYESLAVRLEVTDDPRAAGAHWDGEKEVLAVERGAPALLTCVNRAHVWTDRHLEEAQQVVHWDRQPPGVPHDRADRLLDLYASGERRAYGPPFLRERVAVGADAFARGDFSLRIDPLEPADEGTYSCHLHHHYCGLHERRVFHLKVTEPAAWPPPRDSPGNGSSHSVAPGPDPTLVRGRSVINVIVPEGRAHFFQQLGYVLATLLLFILLFITVILATRQRRRGGYEYSDKKSKSKGKDVNMVEFAGAAGDQALYRREDIRLGYKNNLLKERVELSHSPLPAKSIDLDKAEGQRADTRLSPWLPEFRKEYCK; encoded by the exons ATGGAGCTGCGGGCCCGGGTCCTACTCTGGAAACTTGTGCTTCTGCAGA GCTCTTCTGTCCTTCTGTCCTCAG GGCCAGCCGGGCGCGCGACCCCCGGCAGCTCCGTGGTGTCCGAGTCTGCAGTGAGCTGGGCAGCCGGCGCCCGGGCGGTGCTGCGCTGTCAGAGCCCGCGCATGGTGTGGACGCAAGACCGGCTGCACGACCGCCAGCGCGTGGTCCACTGGGACCTCAGCGGCGGCCCGGCCGGCGGCCCCGCGCGCCGACTCGTGGACATGTACTCGGCGGGCGAGCAGCGCGTGTACGAGCCGCGCGACAGCGGCCGCCTGCTGCTGACCCCCTCCGCCTTCCAGGACGGCAACTTCTCGCTGCTCATCCGCG CGGTGGAGGACACAGACGAGGGGCTGTACACCTGTAACCTGCACCACCATTACTGCCACCTCTACGAGAGCCTGGCCGTGCGCCTCGAGGTCACCGACGACC CCCGGGCCGCCGGTGCGCACTGGGACGGCGAGAAGGAGGTGCTGGCGGTGGAGCGCGGCGCACCCGCGTTGCTGACGTGCGTGAACCGCGCGCACGTGTGGACCGACCGGCACCTGGAGGAGGCGCAGCAGGTGGTGCACTGGGACCGGCAGCCGCCCGGGGTGCCGCACGACCGCGCGGACCGCCTGCTCGACCTGTACGCGTCGGGCGAGCGCCGCGCCTACGGGCCGCCCTTCCTGCGGGAGCGCGTGGCGGTGGGGGCGGACGCCTTCGCGCGCGGCGACTTCTCGCTGCGCATCGACCCGCTGGAGCCGGCAGACGAGGGCACCTATTCCTGCCACCTGCACCACCACTACTGCGGCCTGCACGAGCGCCGCGTCTTCCACCTGAAGGTCACCGAGCCCGCCGCCTGGCCGCCCCCGCGGGACTCGCCGGGCAACGGCTCCAGCCACAGCGTCGCGCCCGGTCCAG ACCCCACGCTGGTGCGCGGCCGCAGCGTCATCAACGTCATCGTCCCCGAGGGCCGCGCCCACTTCTTCCAGCAGCTGGGCTACGTGCTGGCCACGCTGCTGCTTTTCATTCTGCTGTTCATCACCGTCATCCTGGCCACCCGACAGCGCCGCCGCGGAG GCTACGAATACTCCGACAAGAAGTCCAAGTCCAAGGG GAAGGACGTGAACATGGTGGAGTTTGCTGGGGCTGCCGGGGACCAGGCTCTTTACAGGAGGGAGGACATCCGACTAG GCTACAAAAACAATCTCCTGAAGGAGAGGGTTGAGCTGTCCCACAGCCCCCTGCCCGCCAAGAGCATCGACTTGGACAAAG CAGAGGGGCAGAGGGCAGACACCCGCCTGTCCCCTTGGCTTCCAGAGTTCAGGAAGGAGTACTGCAAATAA
- the MXRA8 gene encoding matrix remodeling-associated protein 8 isoform X1 has protein sequence MELRARVLLWKLVLLQSSSVLLSSGPAGRATPGSSVVSESAVSWAAGARAVLRCQSPRMVWTQDRLHDRQRVVHWDLSGGPAGGPARRLVDMYSAGEQRVYEPRDSGRLLLTPSAFQDGNFSLLIRAVEDTDEGLYTCNLHHHYCHLYESLAVRLEVTDDPRAAGAHWDGEKEVLAVERGAPALLTCVNRAHVWTDRHLEEAQQVVHWDRQPPGVPHDRADRLLDLYASGERRAYGPPFLRERVAVGADAFARGDFSLRIDPLEPADEGTYSCHLHHHYCGLHERRVFHLKVTEPAAWPPPRDSPGNGSSHSVAPGPGAGDPTLVRGRSVINVIVPEGRAHFFQQLGYVLATLLLFILLFITVILATRQRRRGGYEYSDKKSKSKGKDVNMVEFAGAAGDQALYRREDIRLGYKNNLLKERVELSHSPLPAKSIDLDKAEGQRADTRLSPWLPEFRKEYCK, from the exons ATGGAGCTGCGGGCCCGGGTCCTACTCTGGAAACTTGTGCTTCTGCAGA GCTCTTCTGTCCTTCTGTCCTCAG GGCCAGCCGGGCGCGCGACCCCCGGCAGCTCCGTGGTGTCCGAGTCTGCAGTGAGCTGGGCAGCCGGCGCCCGGGCGGTGCTGCGCTGTCAGAGCCCGCGCATGGTGTGGACGCAAGACCGGCTGCACGACCGCCAGCGCGTGGTCCACTGGGACCTCAGCGGCGGCCCGGCCGGCGGCCCCGCGCGCCGACTCGTGGACATGTACTCGGCGGGCGAGCAGCGCGTGTACGAGCCGCGCGACAGCGGCCGCCTGCTGCTGACCCCCTCCGCCTTCCAGGACGGCAACTTCTCGCTGCTCATCCGCG CGGTGGAGGACACAGACGAGGGGCTGTACACCTGTAACCTGCACCACCATTACTGCCACCTCTACGAGAGCCTGGCCGTGCGCCTCGAGGTCACCGACGACC CCCGGGCCGCCGGTGCGCACTGGGACGGCGAGAAGGAGGTGCTGGCGGTGGAGCGCGGCGCACCCGCGTTGCTGACGTGCGTGAACCGCGCGCACGTGTGGACCGACCGGCACCTGGAGGAGGCGCAGCAGGTGGTGCACTGGGACCGGCAGCCGCCCGGGGTGCCGCACGACCGCGCGGACCGCCTGCTCGACCTGTACGCGTCGGGCGAGCGCCGCGCCTACGGGCCGCCCTTCCTGCGGGAGCGCGTGGCGGTGGGGGCGGACGCCTTCGCGCGCGGCGACTTCTCGCTGCGCATCGACCCGCTGGAGCCGGCAGACGAGGGCACCTATTCCTGCCACCTGCACCACCACTACTGCGGCCTGCACGAGCGCCGCGTCTTCCACCTGAAGGTCACCGAGCCCGCCGCCTGGCCGCCCCCGCGGGACTCGCCGGGCAACGGCTCCAGCCACAGCGTCGCGCCCGGTCCAGGTGCAGGAG ACCCCACGCTGGTGCGCGGCCGCAGCGTCATCAACGTCATCGTCCCCGAGGGCCGCGCCCACTTCTTCCAGCAGCTGGGCTACGTGCTGGCCACGCTGCTGCTTTTCATTCTGCTGTTCATCACCGTCATCCTGGCCACCCGACAGCGCCGCCGCGGAG GCTACGAATACTCCGACAAGAAGTCCAAGTCCAAGGG GAAGGACGTGAACATGGTGGAGTTTGCTGGGGCTGCCGGGGACCAGGCTCTTTACAGGAGGGAGGACATCCGACTAG GCTACAAAAACAATCTCCTGAAGGAGAGGGTTGAGCTGTCCCACAGCCCCCTGCCCGCCAAGAGCATCGACTTGGACAAAG CAGAGGGGCAGAGGGCAGACACCCGCCTGTCCCCTTGGCTTCCAGAGTTCAGGAAGGAGTACTGCAAATAA
- the MXRA8 gene encoding matrix remodeling-associated protein 8 isoform X4: MELRARVLLWKLVLLQSSSVLLSSGPAGRATPGSSVVSESAVSWAAGARAVLRCQSPRMVWTQDRLHDRQRVVHWDLSGGPAGGPARRLVDMYSAGEQRVYEPRDSGRLLLTPSAFQDGNFSLLIRAVEDTDEGLYTCNLHHHYCHLYESLAVRLEVTDDPRAAGAHWDGEKEVLAVERGAPALLTCVNRAHVWTDRHLEEAQQVVHWDRQPPGVPHDRADRLLDLYASGERRAYGPPFLRERVAVGADAFARGDFSLRIDPLEPADEGTYSCHLHHHYCGLHERRVFHLKVTEPAAWPPPRDSPGNGSSHSVAPGPGAGDPTLVRGRSVINVIVPEGRAHFFQQLGYVLATLLLFILLFITVILATRQRRRGGYEYSDKKSKSKGKDVNMVEFAGAAGDQALYRREDIRLGYKNNLLKERVELSHSPLPAKSIDLDKEFRKEYCK; this comes from the exons ATGGAGCTGCGGGCCCGGGTCCTACTCTGGAAACTTGTGCTTCTGCAGA GCTCTTCTGTCCTTCTGTCCTCAG GGCCAGCCGGGCGCGCGACCCCCGGCAGCTCCGTGGTGTCCGAGTCTGCAGTGAGCTGGGCAGCCGGCGCCCGGGCGGTGCTGCGCTGTCAGAGCCCGCGCATGGTGTGGACGCAAGACCGGCTGCACGACCGCCAGCGCGTGGTCCACTGGGACCTCAGCGGCGGCCCGGCCGGCGGCCCCGCGCGCCGACTCGTGGACATGTACTCGGCGGGCGAGCAGCGCGTGTACGAGCCGCGCGACAGCGGCCGCCTGCTGCTGACCCCCTCCGCCTTCCAGGACGGCAACTTCTCGCTGCTCATCCGCG CGGTGGAGGACACAGACGAGGGGCTGTACACCTGTAACCTGCACCACCATTACTGCCACCTCTACGAGAGCCTGGCCGTGCGCCTCGAGGTCACCGACGACC CCCGGGCCGCCGGTGCGCACTGGGACGGCGAGAAGGAGGTGCTGGCGGTGGAGCGCGGCGCACCCGCGTTGCTGACGTGCGTGAACCGCGCGCACGTGTGGACCGACCGGCACCTGGAGGAGGCGCAGCAGGTGGTGCACTGGGACCGGCAGCCGCCCGGGGTGCCGCACGACCGCGCGGACCGCCTGCTCGACCTGTACGCGTCGGGCGAGCGCCGCGCCTACGGGCCGCCCTTCCTGCGGGAGCGCGTGGCGGTGGGGGCGGACGCCTTCGCGCGCGGCGACTTCTCGCTGCGCATCGACCCGCTGGAGCCGGCAGACGAGGGCACCTATTCCTGCCACCTGCACCACCACTACTGCGGCCTGCACGAGCGCCGCGTCTTCCACCTGAAGGTCACCGAGCCCGCCGCCTGGCCGCCCCCGCGGGACTCGCCGGGCAACGGCTCCAGCCACAGCGTCGCGCCCGGTCCAGGTGCAGGAG ACCCCACGCTGGTGCGCGGCCGCAGCGTCATCAACGTCATCGTCCCCGAGGGCCGCGCCCACTTCTTCCAGCAGCTGGGCTACGTGCTGGCCACGCTGCTGCTTTTCATTCTGCTGTTCATCACCGTCATCCTGGCCACCCGACAGCGCCGCCGCGGAG GCTACGAATACTCCGACAAGAAGTCCAAGTCCAAGGG GAAGGACGTGAACATGGTGGAGTTTGCTGGGGCTGCCGGGGACCAGGCTCTTTACAGGAGGGAGGACATCCGACTAG GCTACAAAAACAATCTCCTGAAGGAGAGGGTTGAGCTGTCCCACAGCCCCCTGCCCGCCAAGAGCATCGACTTGGACAAAG AGTTCAGGAAGGAGTACTGCAAATAA
- the MXRA8 gene encoding matrix remodeling-associated protein 8 isoform X2, whose protein sequence is MELRARVLLWKLVLLQSSSVLLSSGPAGRATPGSSVVSESAVSWAAGARAVLRCQSPRMVWTQDRLHDRQRVVHWDLSGGPAGGPARRLVDMYSAGEQRVYEPRDSGRLLLTPSAFQDGNFSLLIRAVEDTDEGLYTCNLHHHYCHLYESLAVRLEVTDDPRAAGAHWDGEKEVLAVERGAPALLTCVNRAHVWTDRHLEEAQQVVHWDRQPPGVPHDRADRLLDLYASGERRAYGPPFLRERVAVGADAFARGDFSLRIDPLEPADEGTYSCHLHHHYCGLHERRVFHLKVTEPAAWPPPRDSPGNGSSHSVAPGPGAGDPTLVRGRSVINVIVPEGRAHFFQQLGYVLATLLLFILLFITVILATRQRRRGGYEYSDKKSKSKGKDVNMVEFAGAAGDQALYRREDIRLGYKNNLLKERVELSHSPLPAKSIDLDKEGQRADTRLSPWLPEFRKEYCK, encoded by the exons ATGGAGCTGCGGGCCCGGGTCCTACTCTGGAAACTTGTGCTTCTGCAGA GCTCTTCTGTCCTTCTGTCCTCAG GGCCAGCCGGGCGCGCGACCCCCGGCAGCTCCGTGGTGTCCGAGTCTGCAGTGAGCTGGGCAGCCGGCGCCCGGGCGGTGCTGCGCTGTCAGAGCCCGCGCATGGTGTGGACGCAAGACCGGCTGCACGACCGCCAGCGCGTGGTCCACTGGGACCTCAGCGGCGGCCCGGCCGGCGGCCCCGCGCGCCGACTCGTGGACATGTACTCGGCGGGCGAGCAGCGCGTGTACGAGCCGCGCGACAGCGGCCGCCTGCTGCTGACCCCCTCCGCCTTCCAGGACGGCAACTTCTCGCTGCTCATCCGCG CGGTGGAGGACACAGACGAGGGGCTGTACACCTGTAACCTGCACCACCATTACTGCCACCTCTACGAGAGCCTGGCCGTGCGCCTCGAGGTCACCGACGACC CCCGGGCCGCCGGTGCGCACTGGGACGGCGAGAAGGAGGTGCTGGCGGTGGAGCGCGGCGCACCCGCGTTGCTGACGTGCGTGAACCGCGCGCACGTGTGGACCGACCGGCACCTGGAGGAGGCGCAGCAGGTGGTGCACTGGGACCGGCAGCCGCCCGGGGTGCCGCACGACCGCGCGGACCGCCTGCTCGACCTGTACGCGTCGGGCGAGCGCCGCGCCTACGGGCCGCCCTTCCTGCGGGAGCGCGTGGCGGTGGGGGCGGACGCCTTCGCGCGCGGCGACTTCTCGCTGCGCATCGACCCGCTGGAGCCGGCAGACGAGGGCACCTATTCCTGCCACCTGCACCACCACTACTGCGGCCTGCACGAGCGCCGCGTCTTCCACCTGAAGGTCACCGAGCCCGCCGCCTGGCCGCCCCCGCGGGACTCGCCGGGCAACGGCTCCAGCCACAGCGTCGCGCCCGGTCCAGGTGCAGGAG ACCCCACGCTGGTGCGCGGCCGCAGCGTCATCAACGTCATCGTCCCCGAGGGCCGCGCCCACTTCTTCCAGCAGCTGGGCTACGTGCTGGCCACGCTGCTGCTTTTCATTCTGCTGTTCATCACCGTCATCCTGGCCACCCGACAGCGCCGCCGCGGAG GCTACGAATACTCCGACAAGAAGTCCAAGTCCAAGGG GAAGGACGTGAACATGGTGGAGTTTGCTGGGGCTGCCGGGGACCAGGCTCTTTACAGGAGGGAGGACATCCGACTAG GCTACAAAAACAATCTCCTGAAGGAGAGGGTTGAGCTGTCCCACAGCCCCCTGCCCGCCAAGAGCATCGACTTGGACAAAG AGGGGCAGAGGGCAGACACCCGCCTGTCCCCTTGGCTTCCAGAGTTCAGGAAGGAGTACTGCAAATAA